Within the Medicago truncatula cultivar Jemalong A17 chromosome 4, MtrunA17r5.0-ANR, whole genome shotgun sequence genome, the region GCAGCTGGTATAGTTATAGAGGAAAAAAACTGGCCACCTTTTTTCCCCATCATTCATCATGACATTGGAACTGAAATACCAATTCATCTTCAAAGGATGCAGTATATTGCATTTTCAACATGGTTAGGTATGTTAAACTCTAGAGCTGTACAGTCTAGAATGTTTAAGGTCATATCTATCTAGTTGCTTGCTAATAATTATTATCAACAAAATCTAGATTTTTCTTTCTGTACCTCATTATTATCTGTACTTCGTAGTTGAATTATAATTCATATGGAAGTTTTtagaataattaaaaagatgaatatatGAAGGCATTTTCATATATGAGCAACAAAATTGTAGaacaataaaatgatgtttactCAAGCTAAAGAATACTATCAAGTCTTTCGCTTCATATAGTTAGACATCATTAATGTTGTGAAAGTGATTCAAAATTGGAATTCTGGAAGCAGAAAATCGGTGGCCAATTTATGGAAATCGGGGCCCGATTTGGACAGTGTTTTTCAGCATTTTCATACGGCTTTTTTCGGCAGCCGAAGGGTGCAAATCGGCGCCCGATTTCGTGCAGTGGAAAATAAAACAGAATTGTATTTTATGCTGAGATTTGTTCCAATTTTAGGAgggatacttttactataaatataaaccttGTATCAGAGTAAACCTTGAGAGAGAGGGGGCtaaaaacaagggtttagaaacaaacaacaaactagggtttagaGAGATTTCTCTAAGCGGGAGACACTAaggttgggattgttttgattcaccttgaacaaaacactgttaggattgagtctcttggtcacgggaagagattggaactttgggtagaattaggtttgaagacttaTTCTTGCAACCCTTTGATATAtctttgtaaagttactcatcattatagtggaacagagggctgctctctcccccagactaggtcagttttggaccgaactgggtaaacaaatttcgtgtgttctctcttttttgtttctcgttgttttctacttttgcttgtgtttataactGTCACCcacttgttttggttgcttgattaattTGCTCCATacatcaagtattttattggtgtgatcttttcaacgaattcacaacaattaatagttagtaATTGCTAAATGTTTTCATTGCCAAATGCTTGTAGAGTGTGTTGCCCAAACTCTAGTATTTAAAAATGATAGGCTTTTAGAATAATTAACAAGATGAAAATATAAAAGCACAAAATTGTAGCACGATAAAATGATATTTACTCAAgctaaaaaatattatcaagtCTTTCACTTCATATAGTTAGATAGCGTTGATATTTACTAACTGCACATGATTTCATTGCCATATGCTTATAGAGTATGTTGCCCAAACTCTAGTATTTAAAAATGATGGGTGGAAATTGTCCTGCTCAAAACAGGCAGACTGACATTTTTTCCCCATTAATGAATAGCCATGACATATGAATCTGGAGATTGTCCACCAAGAATGATGAGGCTGCCTTAACAGTTGCCTCTCTTATTAAGCCCTCTTTTACCTTGCCAAAGTGCGACGTTGTCTTGGCTTTTGCCATCAGCTCCCATGTATTTGTctagtttgaatttttaaatattgtttacTTTGCCTTCCTGAtgcaaaatctagaagtaaaacTTCAGTGATATTTTTAGTaagttcaatatttttattaagtgAAAGAAAACCGAACCATGTGGCGGTTAGGTAAATCAACCCAGACCAAGGATCTCAGATAGGAACACACACACAACTTGTATTTATGATAGTTTTACAATAAATGCGTTGAATGCTTAATGAGTAAGCACTAGCCTAGGAAGCTGTatacctatgaagcacaaacactcctcggattaggcgtgtcccagTGTCGGACAGGCATCGTATgcgacaccgacacgacacgACACAGACACATAATTTCactgaattgtgtgattttctcaaattattagcggtcggcgtgtcagtgtccgtgtctgTGCTCTTCATAGCTGTATACTCTAGGAATAATAACAATCAGTCGAGGAAGTTGTACAATTAAAAGAATATCTAAAGATTCTTACTTTTAACAGTAGTGGATATATGGATGAAGGTAAAAGACTAGCATGCATAtcttgttttagatttttttttatcaagaaacaACTTGCTCAGTTTAGATGCGTATATAAATTCTAATTCTCAATTTAGATATTCCATAAGTGACGttcttgtttaatttaattatttatatatatgtgtgtgattgtgtgtgtgtgtgtttctgTATTATTGACATTATTAGTGTCGGAGTTGTTTTTTCATACTCGCTATCTAAATCACTAATTTACATAGCATAATGTTTTTAATCATCAGTTATCtacaattattttcaaatagTATCTTAGTTTTAAAACTTTGTAACAATCCGCAGGTTTGGTTCTGTGTCTTCTGTGGAATATAGTGGCAGTTACCACTGCTTGGATCAAAGGAGAAGGTTTGTCTTACAATTGGAAATTGGCCTATCAATCTTGCTAGGCTATGCTTACATGTTCTTTTCTTGCCTTGCAGGTCCAACCATCTGGTTTCTtgctattatatattttatttctggTGTTCCAGCATCCTATGTGATGTGGTATCGCCCTCTTTATCGCGCTATGAGGTAGCAGTCAATCTGATTTAATACTATTCTTTTAGTTTAGTATAGAGATATATGTTCAAGTATTTTTCAGCCTACTTGTTTAGCCTTAAAGTATATGTAAAAATTGATAATCTATATCTTCTGGCTAAGATTTAGATAAATTATGGAATACAATATTTTACTGTAAAAGCAGTCTGTACACCTGGATGATATGCAGGGAGAATGTGAGCCTTGAAAGGCAACTGTAATTGTAATATTTGAGAAGCTAGTAGGTACAATATTCGCCTTGTGCAATACCTTCATCTGATCCTTTTTGGGAGGGGACGCCAGAAGAAGAGGGGATTGAAAGTGGAGCATCGGCAGAGTACCGGATTTCTATTAATAGTTTCCATTCTTCCAACTTGTGAAAAAGCATGACACATTAATGCATTTTTAGGAATATTTATATTGTGAACAGGAACCTCCTGTATTACCTGGGTTCTTTgatgttttattgattttgtttttggtccatattattttttttttgaaacatttttggtccatattgttgttgtttctttttataaattgtGTACCATCTCTCTTTACAGGACGGACAGTGCTCTGAAGTTTGGCTGGTTTTTTGTCTCTTACATGGcaagtttatatattttctcaCTCTGCTCACTTATTCTGCACTTATTTTGTGAAATGCTCATCTCATTTTTACTATTTCTACAAGCAGTTGCACATTGCTTTTTGCATTTTCGCTGCAGTTGCCCCACCAATTATCTTCAAAGGAAAATCTCTCACGTGAGTTCCTTCTAATATTGCATTATATGTTTCTATCTTGCAAACTGATATTAATTTGCGACTAATCTTTAACTGAATTGATATACTGGAGGCAAGGAAAAGGATGCTGAAGCATTTTGTGATTTAGCTTGTTGTTTTCTGACTGGGGTTTAATTCCATAAACTATTAACTGAAAGGAAATAAGTTAGAAAAAATTTACCATGTATAATTTTCGTTTACTTATTACCTGATAAGCATTAAATTATTGTGTTGTGTTATGCTTGACTGTATTTTCTCCATGATTTTGTCGTAGCTCAGCAATATAACAGCAAAAACATTTTATCTTTGTTATTCCATTTCTGCTCAAACTAATGGTTGTAATATATACTGTTACGATGTGAACAGAGGTATTTTGGCTGCGATTGATGTGATAGGCGGCAGTGCATTGGTTGGGGTATGTTCCACTTGTGTATTTATTATCTTGGATAATTCAGTAGTTAGATATTATCATCTTGTGCCAGACTGGTATATTTTGAAGTCATGATTTCACATTAAATTGATGTTGATACATACTTATGCTGAACTGCAGATATTCTACTTCATTGGGTTCGGA harbors:
- the LOC25492086 gene encoding secretory carrier-associated membrane protein 1; the protein is MSRYDPNPFEEEETHVNPFADGTAKGKGSGQSSYGGGAFYTTNPGSVPSAASRLSPLPHEPYDRNATVDIPLDSSKDVKAKEKELQARESELKKREQELKRREDAIARAGIVIEEKNWPPFFPIIHHDIGTEIPIHLQRMQYIAFSTWLGLVLCLLWNIVAVTTAWIKGEGPTIWFLAIIYFISGVPASYVMWYRPLYRAMRTDSALKFGWFFVSYMLHIAFCIFAAVAPPIIFKGKSLTGILAAIDVIGGSALVGIFYFIGFGFFCIESLMSVWVFQQVLMYFRGSGKAAELKREAARGTMMAAL